Sequence from the Babylonia areolata isolate BAREFJ2019XMU chromosome 25, ASM4173473v1, whole genome shotgun sequence genome:
TATAACAGTCACCCTGTGCACGTTGTTAACAGAACTCTACACTATAACAGTCACCCTGTTCAGGTTGTTAACAGAACTCTACACTATAACAGTCACCCTGTTCAGGTTGTTAACAGAACTCTACATTATAACAGTCACCTTGTGCAGGTTGTTAACAGAACTCTACACTATAACAGTCACCCTGTGCAGGTTGTTAACAGAACTCTACACTATAACAGTCACCTTGTGCAGGTTAACAGAACTCTACACTATAACAGTCACCTTGTGCAGGTTGTTAACAGAACTCTACACTATAACAGTCACCATGTTCAGGTTGTTAACAGAACTTTACACTATAACAGTAACCATGTGCAGGTTGTTAACAGAACTCTACACTATAATGCAGTCATCTTGTGCAGGTTGTTAACAGAACTCTACACTATAACAGTCACCATGTTCAGGTTGTTAACAGAACTCTACACTATAACAGTCACTCTGTGCAGGTTGTTAACAGAACTCTACACTATAACAGTCACCCTGTGCAGGTTGTTTACAGAACTCTTCACTATAACAGTCACCTTGTGCAGGTTGTTAACAGAACTCTACACTATAATGCAGTCATCTTGTGCAGGTTGTTAACAGAACTCTACACTATAACAGTCACCTTGTGCAGGTTGTTAACAGAACTCTACACTATAACAGTCACCCTGTGCAGGTTGTTAACAGAACTCTACACTATAACAGTCACCTTGTGCAGGTTGTTAACAGAACTCTACACTATAACAGTCACCTTGTGCAGGTTGTTAACAGAACTCTACACTATAACAGTCACCTTGTGCAGGTTGTTAACAGAACTCTACACTATAAGTCACCATGTGCAGGTTGTTAACAGAACTCTACACTATAACAGTCACCTTGTGCAGGTTGTTAACAGAACTTTACACTATAACAGTCACCCTCTGCAGGTTGTTAACAGAACTCTTCACTATAATGCAGTCACCTTGTGCAGGTTGTTCCTGAGGTTGCCCATCATGTGGTCCACATTGTCGGCCACATGGCGGGCGGCCATTTCCAGTTCCATGATGGCGGCGGGGTCAATGGGGGGGGCGGCGTCCGGACTCTGGGTCAGAAGACTGCTCGGGGAGCGAGACACACCGCTAGAGGTAGCCGCTGATGTGGCGCTGGACGTGCTGGCCAGACTGCGCTGACTGGACCGCCGACTGCCCATGCTGCCTGAGTCTGggacatacacacgtacacagtgtacacacacacacatacagacttacATATTCAAAccagatacacacaccacacacacacacacacaaaacatacacacagtgatgcacacagatgtatacattccacagacacactacacacatgcatacacaaacatgtatacacacactacacatacacacacagacatgtatacactgttacacaccacatacacatcgaacaaatacactacacacatcacacatacacacacctatccatgcatgcaagcatgcacacaaacacacacacacacacacacacactcatacttccATCTACTTTCTTGCGGCGAACAAACATATGTATCAGACCatactttcttttttcaacagcAACACATCAATGGAAATACTTTACAacagtcaaacacacatgcatacatgtaaagATGTAATCATGTATGCTTTTTCTTGGAAGAGGCACAGGCTCTGAATATAAAATAGTTGTAAATCTCTATCATAATCACTAAACTGAACCACAAGaactgcaccagaaatgtagagGGAGTCAACACACAACATAGACTGGGACAAGGTCATAGGTCATGACTCAGGGGAAGTCACCCACCTGCCCCAGACATAGGACTGCTCCTGCGGATCTTCTCTGTCAGGTCATCGGCCACAAACTCCACCAGCGCCCCCTTGCGGGTGAGTGTTCCATGGGGCAGACTGCGGGACATGATGTCATCACCGTAGCTGAGATCTCCCCGCACCCTGACGGCCTGAATGTCCAAGGCCTCGCTGCGTGTTCGCTGATGTCCCTCTGCCCGCACTGCCTGGGCCCGGCTCACCCCCTGCTGGGGCTCACTGCTGCTCCGGGTCCTCTCCGGACCCTGGAGAGGCCGTGCTAAAGGCAGGCTCTCCGGCCGGGTAGCGGCCACAGTGGCAGCCACATCCGGGATGACTTCGTGGCTGTCCATGGACAGGGAATCCTCGCCAGCCTGACCCGTCCCCAAAGAGGGTGGCGGCACGATCTCCTGCCCCTCCCCTGAGGCGAGACACATGTGGGGCACTGCGCTGTGGCCGATGCTGTCCTGCGAGGTGTCCTGGGGACTCTCCTCCTCCAGAGTCTCGATGGAGTCCGAGTGAGTGTCtgacccctcccatccatccctgtcccgctcctcctccctccccacacgccCCTCCTCCGACGCACAGATGACGGTGACCATATCCGCCGAGTCTGGAGAGAAGATGTCTCCATTCAGCTGGCCCTCGTCT
This genomic interval carries:
- the LOC143299951 gene encoding uncharacterized protein LOC143299951, coding for MDIKVGPEQCGHSVGGDREGGKDQPLKTQLDSSEAVGYHGNIVDSGIAGDEKGEWGCGERGANCQQDEGQLNGDIFSPDSADMVTVICASEEGRVGREEERDRDGWEGSDTHSDSIETLEEESPQDTSQDSIGHSAVPHMCLASGEGQEIVPPPSLGTGQAGEDSLSMDSHEVIPDVAATVAATRPESLPLARPLQGPERTRSSSEPQQGVSRAQAVRAEGHQRTRSEALDIQAVRVRGDLSYGDDIMSRSLPHGTLTRKGALVEFVADDLTEKIRRSSPMSGADSGSMGSRRSSQRSLASTSSATSAATSSGVSRSPSSLLTQSPDAAPPIDPAAIMELEMAARHVADNVDHMMGNLRNNLHKMSAITVGCSEAYKTSVDITCESVDSSIKSMYALMAKCEELSKTMAPVYQIGTQIKEIKRLLDRFEAQLSEKP